From Acinetobacter suaedae, one genomic window encodes:
- the cyoA gene encoding ubiquinol oxidase subunit II codes for MRQTILAVLSLSTLAVLLTGCGGDMVLLNNKGPVGQGQSSLMMTAIYLMLLVVIPSIVMALWFGWKYRASNKDADYKPTWAHSTAIEIVVWGIPVIIIGILAWLTWWGSHKYDPYRPLESDKAPLTIQVIAEQFKWIFIYPEQNIATVNEVRFPEQTPVSFKITSNFTMNSFFIPQLGGQIYAMAGMQTHLHLLADEPGVFRGISANYSGYGFSQMRFKAHSVTDAEFAQWVEAVKSGQGNTVVVDENGTTAIQKGTLDQAELATLKDGNRSKHQIDALVARAKTPEEKKAAEEMKPYPTEPHAVTYYSSVEPKLFESVINHYMSNYHGADHSASAEHATDAHTNDEHATASAEE; via the coding sequence AACAGGGTGCGGTGGTGATATGGTACTTCTAAACAATAAAGGTCCAGTTGGTCAAGGTCAAAGTAGCCTGATGATGACTGCGATCTATCTCATGCTATTGGTGGTTATTCCATCAATTGTTATGGCATTGTGGTTTGGTTGGAAATATCGCGCGTCGAATAAAGATGCAGACTATAAACCTACATGGGCACACTCTACGGCAATTGAAATTGTTGTTTGGGGTATTCCTGTCATTATTATTGGTATTTTAGCTTGGTTAACTTGGTGGGGTTCCCACAAGTACGACCCTTACCGTCCGTTAGAGTCTGATAAGGCCCCATTAACGATTCAGGTTATTGCTGAACAGTTTAAATGGATCTTTATCTATCCTGAGCAAAACATTGCAACGGTAAATGAAGTACGCTTCCCAGAACAAACGCCTGTAAGCTTTAAGATTACATCTAACTTCACAATGAATTCATTCTTCATTCCACAGTTAGGTGGTCAAATCTATGCCATGGCAGGTATGCAAACTCACCTCCATCTATTAGCAGATGAACCAGGTGTATTCCGTGGTATCTCAGCAAACTATTCAGGCTATGGTTTCTCCCAAATGCGCTTTAAAGCACATAGTGTGACTGATGCTGAATTTGCACAATGGGTAGAAGCTGTTAAATCTGGTCAAGGCAATACCGTTGTAGTTGACGAAAATGGCACTACAGCAATTCAAAAAGGTACGCTTGATCAAGCTGAATTAGCAACGCTTAAAGATGGTAATCGTTCTAAACATCAGATCGACGCACTTGTAGCAAGAGCAAAGACTCCAGAAGAAAAGAAAGCGGCTGAAGAAATGAAGCCTTATCCAACTGAGCCACATGCTGTGACTTATTATTCTTCAGTTGAGCCTAAATTGTTCGAATCTGTTATCAATCATTATATGAGTAACTATCATGGTGCAGACCACTCAGCTTCAGCTGAGCATGCAACTGATGCTCATACTAATGATGAACATGCCACAGCTTCTGCAGAGGAATAA
- the cyoB gene encoding cytochrome o ubiquinol oxidase subunit I gives MFGKLGLDAIPHDPIVLVTVAMMILGGIALVGGITYFKKWGYLWNEWFTSVDHKKIGIMYIIVSVIMLLRGFADAIMMRLQLFLAKGGGEGYLHPEHYDQIFTAHGVIMIFFVAMGLVVGMMNISVPLQIGARDVAFPLLNSLSFWLFAGAAGLMMVSLALGEFAATGWMAYPPLSGIEYSPGVGVDYYIWALQVSGLGTLLTGVNFFVTIIKMRAPGMKLMDMPIFTWTSLCTAVLIIASFPVLTGTLAMLTLDRYFGFHFFTNELGGSPMLYVNLIWTWGHPEVYILVLPAFGLYSEIVATFSRKTLFGYKSMVYATIAITVLAFVVWLHHFFTMGAGANVNAFFGIMTMVIAIPTGVKIFSWLFTMYKGRITYTTPMLWTLGFLVTFGIGGLTGVLMAVPPADFLVHNSLFLIAHFHNVIIGGVVFGMFAGIIFYWPKMFGWKLNEAWGKAAFWFWFIGFYFAFMPLYILGFMGMTRRLNTYDNPEWDPYLAIALFGAVLIAIGIACFLMQIIVGFLQRKDNMDYTGDPWDGRTLEWATSSPAPFYNFAHVPAADGIDRFWTDKENGVAYARNTKYEDIHMPTNRAAGFVIAMFITILGFALIWHIWWLVAVSFVSAIISFIVSSFTKNVDYYVPAAEVERIENERYALLEKHLKKD, from the coding sequence ATGTTTGGAAAGTTAGGACTTGATGCAATTCCGCACGATCCAATCGTGTTGGTTACTGTTGCAATGATGATTCTAGGTGGTATCGCTCTTGTTGGTGGTATTACTTATTTCAAAAAATGGGGCTACCTGTGGAACGAATGGTTCACATCAGTAGACCATAAAAAAATTGGTATCATGTATATCATCGTTTCTGTCATCATGCTTTTGCGTGGTTTCGCAGATGCGATCATGATGCGTTTGCAACTTTTCCTTGCGAAAGGTGGCGGCGAAGGCTATTTACACCCAGAACACTACGATCAGATCTTCACCGCACACGGTGTCATCATGATCTTCTTCGTAGCAATGGGTCTAGTCGTTGGTATGATGAACATCTCAGTACCATTACAAATTGGTGCTCGTGACGTTGCATTCCCATTATTGAACTCTCTTAGCTTCTGGTTATTTGCTGGTGCTGCGGGTCTCATGATGGTTTCTCTCGCACTTGGTGAGTTCGCTGCAACAGGTTGGATGGCATATCCTCCTCTGTCTGGAATCGAATATTCTCCTGGTGTTGGTGTAGATTACTATATTTGGGCACTACAGGTTTCTGGTCTAGGTACGCTTTTAACAGGTGTTAACTTCTTCGTTACCATCATCAAAATGCGTGCGCCTGGCATGAAGCTTATGGACATGCCAATCTTCACTTGGACCTCTCTTTGTACGGCTGTCTTGATTATTGCATCGTTCCCTGTTTTAACGGGTACACTTGCAATGTTAACGTTAGACCGTTACTTCGGTTTCCATTTCTTCACCAATGAGCTTGGCGGTAGCCCAATGCTTTATGTGAACTTGATTTGGACATGGGGCCACCCTGAAGTATATATCTTGGTATTACCAGCATTTGGTTTATACTCAGAAATCGTTGCAACTTTCTCTCGTAAGACGTTGTTCGGTTACAAATCAATGGTGTATGCAACAATCGCAATTACTGTACTTGCATTCGTTGTATGGCTTCACCACTTCTTCACCATGGGTGCTGGTGCGAACGTAAACGCGTTCTTCGGTATTATGACCATGGTTATTGCGATTCCGACTGGTGTAAAAATCTTCTCTTGGTTGTTCACCATGTACAAAGGTCGCATTACCTATACGACTCCAATGTTATGGACGCTTGGCTTCCTTGTAACATTCGGTATCGGTGGTTTGACCGGTGTACTTATGGCTGTTCCACCTGCGGACTTCCTTGTACACAACTCACTCTTCTTGATCGCTCACTTCCATAACGTAATTATCGGTGGTGTGGTGTTTGGTATGTTTGCTGGCATCATTTTCTACTGGCCAAAAATGTTTGGTTGGAAGCTCAATGAAGCATGGGGTAAAGCTGCGTTCTGGTTCTGGTTCATTGGTTTCTATTTTGCATTCATGCCACTTTATATCCTTGGCTTCATGGGTATGACTCGTCGCTTGAATACATATGACAACCCTGAATGGGATCCATACTTAGCTATCGCTTTATTTGGTGCTGTTCTTATTGCAATCGGTATTGCATGTTTCTTGATGCAAATCATCGTTGGCTTCTTACAACGTAAGGACAATATGGACTACACTGGCGACCCATGGGATGGCCGTACACTTGAATGGGCAACTTCTTCCCCTGCTCCATTCTATAACTTTGCGCATGTTCCTGCTGCTGATGGTATCGATCGCTTCTGGACTGACAAAGAAAATGGTGTCGCATACGCTCGCAATACAAAGTATGAAGATATCCACATGCCGACAAATCGTGCTGCTGGTTTCGTTATTGCGATGTTCATTACCATTCTTGGTTTCGCGCTCATCTGGCATATTTGGTGGCTTGTAGCGGTTTCATTCGTTTCTGCGATCATCAGCTTTATCGTAAGCTCATTCACTAAGAATGTTGACTACTATGTTCCGGCTGCTGAAGTTGAACGTATTGAAAATGAACGTTATGCGTTACTTGAAAAACACTTGAAGAAGGACTAA
- the cyoC gene encoding cytochrome o ubiquinol oxidase subunit III encodes MAEVLHHDNHGHDGHHEHDDTDLTVFGFWTYLMSDLILFGSLFIAFAVLSSHIPPGTPSAYDLFHDSLGFVLAETFALLISSVTFGFAVLASYKKNVNQVLLWLIITFIFGATFIGMEIYEFHHLVHEGHGPSTSAFLSAFFTLVGTHGIHVTSGLVWMAVLMYQIKQNGLTLPNTRRLACLSLFWHFLDIVWICVFSVVYLLGVL; translated from the coding sequence ATGGCTGAAGTACTTCATCACGATAACCACGGACATGATGGTCATCACGAACATGATGATACAGACTTAACGGTCTTTGGTTTCTGGACATATTTGATGAGTGACTTGATCCTTTTCGGATCACTCTTCATCGCATTTGCTGTATTAAGCAGTCATATTCCACCAGGTACACCTAGTGCATACGACTTATTCCATGATTCTTTGGGATTCGTATTAGCTGAAACCTTTGCACTCCTTATTTCATCTGTGACATTTGGTTTTGCAGTACTTGCATCATACAAAAAGAATGTTAACCAAGTTCTCTTATGGTTAATTATTACTTTTATTTTTGGTGCAACGTTCATTGGGATGGAAATCTATGAATTCCATCACCTTGTTCATGAAGGTCACGGTCCAAGTACAAGTGCATTCTTATCAGCGTTCTTTACTTTGGTTGGTACGCACGGTATCCACGTAACTTCTGGTTTAGTGTGGATGGCTGTTTTGATGTATCAAATCAAACAGAACGGTTTGACACTACCGAATACACGTCGTCTTGCTTGCTTAAGCTTGTTCTGGCACTTCCTTGACATCGTTTGGATCTGTGTATTCAGCGTCGTTTACTTACTGGGAGTTCTCTAA
- a CDS encoding cytochrome o ubiquinol oxidase subunit IV, producing MSSHDHNAAGASHGNVKQYTVGFILSVVLTIIPFGMVMAGGFSRGILVTVIAITAVAQVLVQLVYFLHMNTSSDQRWNLIAFIYTILCIAVLLVGSVWIMNYLHYNMMI from the coding sequence ATGAGTAGTCATGACCATAATGCTGCAGGTGCATCGCACGGTAATGTAAAACAATACACAGTTGGCTTTATTCTTTCTGTCGTTCTCACCATCATCCCTTTTGGGATGGTGATGGCAGGCGGTTTTAGCCGTGGCATTTTAGTTACTGTCATTGCAATTACTGCAGTTGCTCAGGTACTTGTACAACTTGTGTATTTCCTACACATGAACACTTCATCTGATCAACGCTGGAACCTTATTGCATTTATCTACACAATTTTATGTATTGCTGTACTTCTAGTTGGCTCTGTGTGGATTATGAATTACCTACACTACAACATGATGATCTAA
- the cyoE gene encoding heme o synthase — protein sequence MWKKYLFLTKPGILFGNFITTLGGFFLAAQGSIDYLLLLLTLIGTTLVVASGCVVNNVIDQDIDQKMQRTMNRALVKKTISPTIAMCYAFVLGVMGFSILWFYINAYAFLFAVIGFVVYVGFYSLWTKRTTIHQTVIGSISGASPPVIGYTAVSHQFDMAALLLFAAYALWQMPHSWAIAIYRFDDYKNAGVPILPVARSIIRTKIESLIYVVLFTLAMNALFIYGYTNILFLVICNVLCVYWFYIGILGFKAENDQLWAKRFFLFSVILITVISLSFSFTFKTPAPLFPIF from the coding sequence ATGTGGAAAAAGTACTTATTCCTGACTAAGCCAGGAATTCTCTTCGGTAATTTTATTACCACTTTGGGCGGCTTCTTTTTAGCCGCCCAAGGCTCTATAGACTACCTCTTATTATTACTCACACTCATCGGAACAACGCTCGTCGTTGCATCAGGATGTGTGGTAAATAACGTAATTGACCAAGACATCGATCAAAAAATGCAACGCACCATGAACCGTGCGCTTGTAAAGAAAACCATCTCCCCTACAATCGCAATGTGTTATGCCTTTGTGTTAGGTGTAATGGGTTTCAGCATACTTTGGTTCTATATCAATGCGTATGCTTTTTTATTTGCTGTGATTGGTTTTGTAGTCTATGTCGGTTTTTATAGTTTGTGGACTAAACGCACCACAATCCACCAAACCGTTATTGGTAGTATTTCTGGGGCGAGTCCACCTGTCATTGGTTATACGGCTGTGAGTCATCAATTTGATATGGCGGCTTTATTGCTCTTTGCTGCATATGCTTTATGGCAAATGCCACATTCATGGGCAATTGCAATCTATCGTTTTGACGACTACAAAAATGCAGGAGTTCCGATATTACCAGTCGCTCGTTCAATCATACGAACTAAAATAGAATCACTGATCTATGTAGTTTTATTTACACTAGCAATGAACGCATTATTTATTTATGGATATACCAATATTCTGTTTTTGGTGATCTGTAATGTACTTTGTGTTTACTGGTTTTATATTGGTATTTTAGGGTTCAAAGCAGAAAATGATCAACTTTGGGCAAAACGCTTTTTCTTATTTTCTGTGATTTTAATTACAGTGATTAGTTTAAGTTTTAGCTTTACCTTTAAAACCCCTGCACCACTCTTTCCGATTTTTTAA
- the rpsF gene encoding 30S ribosomal protein S6 produces the protein MRHYEIVLLVHPDQSDQVVGMVERYISQIKEAEGQIHRLEDWGRRQLAYPINKIHKAHYILMNVECGQTTLDELEELFRYNDAIIRSLIIRREHAITEESLLAKSAEEKRARKAQREEAQQAVQEAE, from the coding sequence ATGCGTCACTACGAAATCGTACTTTTGGTACATCCAGACCAAAGCGATCAAGTTGTAGGTATGGTTGAACGCTATATCTCTCAGATCAAAGAAGCTGAAGGTCAAATTCACCGTTTAGAAGATTGGGGCCGTCGTCAATTGGCTTACCCAATTAACAAAATTCACAAAGCACACTACATTCTTATGAATGTTGAATGTGGTCAAACGACTCTTGATGAGTTAGAAGAATTGTTCCGTTATAACGATGCAATTATTCGTAGCCTTATCATCCGTCGTGAACACGCAATTACTGAAGAATCTTTACTTGCTAAGAGTGCTGAAGAAAAACGTGCGCGTAAAGCTCAACGTGAAGAAGCACAACAAGCAGTTCAAGAAGCTGAATAA
- the rpsR gene encoding 30S ribosomal protein S18, with translation MARFYRRRKFCRFTAENVAYIDYKDIDTLKQYITENGKIVPSRITGTKARYQRQLALAIKQARYLSLIPYTDNHK, from the coding sequence ATGGCACGTTTTTACCGTCGTCGCAAGTTCTGCCGCTTTACAGCTGAGAATGTTGCGTACATCGACTACAAAGATATCGACACTTTAAAACAGTACATCACTGAAAACGGCAAGATTGTTCCTAGCCGTATTACAGGTACTAAAGCTCGTTATCAACGTCAATTAGCGTTAGCTATCAAACAAGCTCGCTATTTGTCTTTGATTCCGTACACTGACAACCATAAGTAA
- the rplI gene encoding 50S ribosomal protein L9, whose translation MDVILLQRIKNLGKLGDKVSVKAGYGRNFLIPQGKAVAATEANTAAFEARRAELEKQEADILAAANARAEQLNEVNIVITAKAGDEGKLFGSIGTRDIADALTNAGLVVDRAEVRLPNGALRHTGEFNIAIQLHHDVVAEVLVTIVSE comes from the coding sequence GTGGACGTTATCTTATTACAACGCATTAAGAACCTTGGTAAATTAGGCGACAAAGTATCAGTTAAAGCTGGTTACGGTCGTAACTTCTTGATCCCTCAAGGTAAAGCTGTAGCTGCAACTGAAGCAAACACTGCTGCTTTTGAAGCTCGTCGTGCTGAACTTGAAAAACAAGAAGCTGATATTTTAGCTGCTGCAAATGCACGTGCTGAACAATTGAACGAAGTAAATATCGTAATCACAGCTAAAGCTGGTGATGAAGGTAAACTATTCGGTTCTATCGGTACTCGTGATATTGCTGATGCTTTAACGAACGCTGGTCTTGTTGTTGACCGTGCTGAAGTTCGTTTACCAAATGGTGCGCTTCGTCACACTGGTGAATTCAACATCGCAATCCAATTGCATCATGATGTTGTTGCTGAAGTTCTCGTTACTATCGTATCTGAGTAA
- a CDS encoding NAD(P)H-dependent oxidoreductase, producing MKKTLVIVAHPDIENSVINKRWIEELSQYSDEFTVHQLYQQYPDGHIDVAKEQALVESHQDLVLQFPIYWFNCPPLLKQWLDDVLTYGWAYGSAGNQLKDKKITLAVSAGIKEKDYAADGRYQFSLKELCLPFELTARYVKADYQPMYVFYGMDTNPEEGETQPTRNEINQSAVDYVKYLLQIG from the coding sequence ATGAAGAAAACACTCGTGATTGTTGCTCATCCAGATATTGAAAACTCTGTCATAAATAAACGATGGATTGAGGAGTTAAGCCAATACTCAGATGAATTTACTGTGCATCAACTTTATCAACAGTATCCTGATGGGCATATTGATGTGGCAAAAGAACAGGCATTGGTTGAATCACATCAAGATTTGGTTCTTCAGTTTCCGATATATTGGTTTAACTGTCCGCCATTATTGAAACAGTGGCTTGATGATGTACTAACTTATGGTTGGGCCTATGGCTCAGCAGGAAATCAGTTAAAAGATAAGAAAATAACGCTAGCAGTTTCTGCTGGCATTAAAGAAAAAGATTATGCAGCAGATGGTCGCTATCAATTTTCTCTAAAAGAGTTGTGTTTACCTTTTGAATTAACTGCGCGATATGTAAAAGCCGATTATCAACCCATGTATGTTTTTTATGGAATGGATACTAATCCTGAAGAAGGAGAGACTCAACCTACGAGGAATGAAATCAATCAGAGTGCGGTGGATTATGTGAAATATTTATTACAGATAGGTTAG
- a CDS encoding winged helix-turn-helix transcriptional regulator: METCAPPHIDLGQTDFGYTLSLINGKYKMIIMYWLYQHKSIMRFNELKRSIGNISFKTLSLTLKEMEKDQLIIRKEYPQIPPKVEYSLSERGLSLIPLLDMMCQWGAANRL, translated from the coding sequence ATGGAAACCTGCGCACCACCACATATTGACTTAGGACAAACTGATTTTGGATATACGCTTTCCTTAATCAATGGTAAGTACAAAATGATTATTATGTATTGGCTTTATCAACATAAATCTATTATGCGATTCAATGAGTTAAAACGTTCAATTGGTAATATTTCATTCAAAACCTTAAGCTTAACCTTGAAGGAAATGGAAAAAGATCAACTGATTATTCGTAAGGAATATCCACAAATTCCCCCTAAAGTTGAATATAGCTTATCAGAACGAGGACTATCCTTGATTCCTCTATTAGATATGATGTGTCAATGGGGGGCAGCCAATCGTCTTTGA
- the dnaB gene encoding replicative DNA helicase yields the protein MSQANANFTKSSPNTESKVSDSGQLKEFRTPPHNLAIEQAVLAALMTVAESFEQVSDLLKENDFYATRHKYIYRAIEKLAQENSPYDAVLVNDWLLKQNLLDAIGGEEYLMQLMADSPSSFYNLETYANKIKEFSTLRTMIKVSSDILQNAYDTKGRPVSEILDLAETQIFSLAEQHNNNKKDSGPKSISSVTADVITKLDELSKLDGNITGLTTGFVELDNKTSGMQAGDLIIVAARPSMGKTTFAMNLVESVLQYNRLPALVFSMEMPADSIAMRLISAMGKVHQGHLRSGNLDADEWTKVTGTILQLQEMHLYIDDSSALPPTEVRARARRIAKMHDGKIGCIMVDYLQLMKVPGMGDNRVGEISEISRSLKALAKEMNCPVIALSQLNRSLENRPNKRPVMSDLRESGAIEQDADLIMFIYRDEVYNKESKEAGTAEIIIGKQRNGPIGSVRLAFEGQYTRFSNLSPEFYAQYDDEE from the coding sequence ATGTCACAGGCGAATGCCAATTTTACGAAAAGTTCTCCAAACACAGAGAGTAAAGTGAGTGACTCAGGTCAGCTAAAGGAGTTTCGTACCCCTCCCCACAATCTCGCAATTGAACAAGCAGTACTTGCTGCATTGATGACAGTTGCTGAGTCTTTTGAACAAGTGAGTGATCTACTCAAAGAAAATGATTTTTATGCAACACGTCATAAATACATTTATCGTGCCATCGAAAAACTAGCACAGGAAAACTCACCGTATGATGCCGTTTTGGTCAATGACTGGTTACTCAAACAAAACCTGTTAGATGCAATTGGTGGTGAAGAATACTTGATGCAATTGATGGCTGATTCACCTTCAAGCTTCTATAATCTTGAAACTTACGCCAATAAAATCAAAGAGTTCTCAACACTGCGTACCATGATCAAAGTCAGCAGTGATATTTTACAAAATGCTTATGACACCAAAGGTCGACCTGTCAGTGAAATTCTAGATTTAGCAGAAACTCAAATTTTCTCTTTAGCAGAACAACACAATAATAATAAGAAAGATTCGGGTCCCAAATCGATTAGCTCAGTTACCGCAGATGTCATCACTAAATTAGATGAATTATCAAAACTTGATGGAAACATTACTGGTTTAACTACAGGATTTGTGGAACTTGATAATAAAACCTCAGGGATGCAAGCGGGTGACTTGATTATTGTTGCGGCTCGTCCATCTATGGGGAAAACTACTTTTGCCATGAATTTGGTTGAAAGTGTATTGCAATACAACAGATTACCAGCGTTAGTGTTCTCTATGGAAATGCCAGCAGACTCTATCGCCATGCGTTTGATTTCTGCAATGGGTAAAGTTCATCAGGGACATTTGCGCTCAGGTAACCTGGATGCGGATGAATGGACCAAAGTTACAGGTACAATTTTACAGTTACAAGAAATGCATCTATATATTGATGACTCTTCTGCCCTTCCACCGACAGAAGTACGTGCACGTGCACGGCGTATTGCCAAAATGCATGATGGTAAAATCGGTTGTATCATGGTCGATTACTTACAATTGATGAAGGTCCCAGGCATGGGCGATAACCGTGTTGGCGAGATTTCAGAAATTTCTCGTAGCTTAAAAGCCTTGGCCAAAGAAATGAACTGCCCAGTAATTGCACTTTCACAGCTTAACCGTAGTTTGGAAAATCGGCCAAACAAACGTCCAGTAATGTCAGACTTACGTGAATCAGGTGCAATCGAGCAGGATGCTGACTTAATCATGTTCATTTATCGTGATGAAGTCTATAACAAAGAATCAAAAGAAGCAGGTACAGCAGAAATCATTATTGGTAAACAGCGTAATGGTCCGATCGGTAGTGTTCGTCTAGCTTTTGAAGGACAATACACTCGTTTCAGTAATCTTTCACCTGAATTCTACGCTCAATATGATGATGAAGAATAA
- the alr gene encoding alanine racemase codes for MRQATVYIDSTALQYNLNRVKQLAPNSKIVSMVKANAYGHGIKDCLNALEATDAFGVACLEEALEIRRLGYLQPITLIEGVFSADEMTQVIQHQLECVVHHTQQVEWLLAHKDQYQALDLKVWVKLNSGMNRLGFKIPEIINVIQRLKAEGFSCVLTMHFANADTDHPLNEQQKMQFLQVKQACEPILTSCCNSAAIYRYPELHFDFVRPGIMLYGASPFADKNVEALDLKPVMTFSAEIIALNQIQQGEYVGYGSTYVATQDMTIAIVSIGYGDGYPRAYIKPNFVAIHDQLIPVIGRVSMDMIAIDISNLNAEIGTKVELWGNTRLVDDVAEANGTIGYELLCRLSQRPQRRLN; via the coding sequence GTGCGCCAAGCAACAGTTTATATTGACAGTACAGCACTGCAATATAATTTAAACCGTGTTAAACAACTTGCACCAAACTCGAAAATTGTAAGTATGGTCAAAGCCAATGCTTATGGACATGGAATCAAAGATTGTTTAAACGCCTTAGAGGCCACGGATGCTTTTGGTGTCGCCTGTTTAGAAGAAGCCCTAGAGATCAGGCGACTTGGATATTTACAGCCAATCACCCTGATTGAAGGTGTATTTTCAGCTGACGAAATGACTCAGGTCATTCAACATCAACTTGAATGTGTCGTTCATCATACACAACAAGTTGAATGGTTGCTTGCACATAAAGATCAATATCAAGCTTTGGATTTAAAAGTTTGGGTAAAACTCAATAGCGGGATGAATCGTTTAGGTTTCAAAATTCCTGAAATCATTAATGTGATCCAACGTTTAAAAGCTGAAGGTTTTAGCTGCGTTTTAACAATGCATTTTGCCAATGCTGATACGGATCATCCACTAAATGAACAACAAAAAATGCAGTTTTTACAAGTGAAACAAGCATGTGAACCTATTCTTACTTCATGTTGTAATTCTGCTGCCATTTATAGATATCCAGAATTGCATTTCGATTTTGTACGGCCAGGAATCATGCTCTACGGCGCATCACCATTTGCAGACAAGAATGTTGAAGCCCTTGATCTAAAGCCAGTTATGACCTTCAGCGCAGAAATCATTGCCTTAAATCAAATTCAGCAAGGTGAATATGTTGGTTATGGTTCAACCTATGTCGCTACACAAGATATGACGATCGCTATCGTTTCGATCGGCTATGGAGATGGCTATCCTCGTGCATATATAAAACCTAACTTTGTGGCAATTCACGATCAACTTATACCCGTCATAGGACGTGTAAGCATGGATATGATTGCGATTGATATCAGTAATTTAAATGCAGAAATCGGAACTAAAGTCGAGCTTTGGGGTAATACTCGACTGGTCGATGACGTTGCAGAGGCAAATGGAACCATTGGCTATGAACTACTCTGTAGGCTGAGCCAACGACCTCAACGCAGACTTAACTAA
- a CDS encoding BLUF domain-containing protein, with the protein MLFQFCYASKTLSDPQSLLSDLRDILNEAHHFNYLNRIYGVLYFADGYFFQCLEGDQTTIMQLFEKIKKDRRHEQVYAFPARNVEQGLFQDWSMKFVRKNSAISIFFQQLGQESFNPYLLNKDSICAFIPLLAEIEMDQVS; encoded by the coding sequence ATGCTTTTTCAATTTTGTTATGCCAGTAAAACTTTATCAGATCCACAGAGCCTATTGTCTGATTTGAGAGATATTTTAAATGAAGCACATCATTTTAATTATTTGAATCGTATTTACGGTGTGCTTTATTTCGCGGATGGTTATTTTTTCCAATGCTTGGAAGGGGATCAAACCACCATTATGCAGTTATTTGAAAAAATTAAAAAAGATAGGCGGCATGAACAAGTTTATGCATTTCCTGCACGAAATGTGGAGCAGGGGCTATTCCAAGATTGGTCTATGAAGTTTGTACGGAAAAATAGCGCTATTTCGATTTTCTTTCAACAACTTGGACAGGAAAGTTTTAATCCTTATCTTTTAAATAAGGATTCAATTTGTGCATTTATTCCCTTGTTGGCTGAAATTGAAATGGATCAAGTAAGTTAA
- a CDS encoding proteasome-type protease: protein MTYCCALRLEQGLVLISDTRTNAGVDHISVFRKLHTFGVVGERFIAIQTAGNLATTQAVISHLQNALNFNHEPNLYSANNMFEVAELVGKTLKTVLEDITSNTQEQMNYSGSILVAGQIKGEEMQLYNVYPQGNFISATTDTPYFQIGESKYGKPILDRALHYDMPLDDALRCTLISFDSTLRSNVSVGLPLDALVYYKDSFIIPKGKRIGEEDPYFTQISKQWSETLRRGLQELPKPTEDYWV from the coding sequence ATGACCTATTGTTGTGCATTGAGATTAGAACAGGGTTTGGTGTTGATTAGTGATACGCGCACCAATGCAGGGGTCGATCATATTTCTGTATTTCGTAAATTGCATACTTTTGGTGTGGTTGGTGAACGCTTTATCGCAATTCAAACAGCAGGGAATTTGGCAACAACGCAAGCTGTGATTAGTCATTTGCAAAACGCGCTGAATTTTAATCACGAGCCAAACTTGTACAGTGCAAATAATATGTTTGAAGTGGCGGAACTAGTTGGCAAAACATTAAAAACTGTATTGGAAGATATTACTTCGAATACTCAAGAACAGATGAATTATTCTGGAAGTATTTTGGTGGCTGGTCAAATTAAAGGGGAGGAAATGCAATTATATAATGTTTATCCTCAAGGAAACTTTATTTCGGCCACTACAGATACTCCTTATTTTCAAATTGGTGAAAGTAAGTACGGTAAGCCCATTCTTGATCGTGCTTTACATTATGATATGCCTTTGGATGATGCTTTACGTTGTACATTAATTTCTTTTGATTCAACTTTACGCTCCAATGTTTCTGTTGGCTTACCTTTAGACGCTTTGGTTTATTATAAAGATAGTTTTATTATTCCTAAAGGAAAGAGAATCGGGGAAGAAGATCCTTATTTTACCCAAATAAGTAAACAATGGTCTGAAACGTTAAGGCGCGGGTTACAAGAATTACCGAAACCGACTGAAGATTATTGGGTTTAA